The Impatiens glandulifera chromosome 3, dImpGla2.1, whole genome shotgun sequence genome contains a region encoding:
- the LOC124930988 gene encoding protein MANNAN SYNTHESIS-RELATED 1-like → MAVDPRQVLAGILTVTMFVMLGNMIKRDHFDSYESGHADAKAIEHNVISRVTSGPWLEDGSELKPCWKKPVVDDPQESEGFITFSLTNGPEYHVSQIADAVVVAKYLQATLVLPDIRGSNPGDKRNFGDIYDSEKFITSLEGVVKVAKKLPNKVSTKNLAVVRVPNRVTETYIAENVEPIFKSKGNIRLATTFTSVNMKKNEEKSDSDSVTCLAMFGTLELQSEIQEVVDSMVERLRTFSRKTDGRFVAVDLRVDMLEKKGCQASSGSKTKSCYNPSEIALFLRKIGFNKDTTIYLTQSRWDSSLDSLKDLFPKTYTKEGVMPIDMKEKYLSYEISEYEKVIDFYISSQSDVFVPAISGLFYANVAGKRIGNGKHQILVPANVAGSSVADFVSPYVSKKNHLAYSCFC, encoded by the exons ATGGCTGTGGATCCGAGACAGGTACTGGCGGGGATTTTAACGGTGACAATGTTCGTTATGCTCGGGAATATGATTAAGAGAGATCATTTTGATTCATATGAA TCTGGCCATGCAGATGCAAAGGCTATTGAGCATAATGTTATTAGTCGAGTTACCAGTGGACCTTGGTTGGAAGATGGTTCAGAGCTTAAGCCTTGCTGGAAGAAGCCTGTTGTAG ATGATCCACAAGAATCAGAAGGTTTTATCACCTTCTCGCTAACGAATGGCCCAGAATATCATGTCTCACAG ATTGCTGATGCAGTTGTTGTGGCAAAATATCTGCAAGCCACTCTTGTCCTGCCAGATATTAGAGGATCCAACCCAGGTGATAAAAG GAATTTCGGAGACATTTACGATTCTGAGAAGTTCATAACTAGCCTTGAAGGAGTTGTGAAAGTAGCTAAAAAACTGCCTAATAAAGTCTCAACCAAAAACCTGGCTGTTGTAAGGGTACCAAACCGAGTAACAGAAACCTACATAGCTGAAAATGTGGAACCAATTTTCAAGTCAAAAGGAAACATAAGGCTAGCCACAACTTTTACTTCTGTCAACatgaaaaagaatgaagagaaGAGCGATTCCGATTCAGTAACATGCTTAGCCATGTTTGGAACTCTTGAATTACAGTCAGAGATTCAAGAAGTGGTTGATTCAATGGTTGAACGTCTAAGAACTTTCAGTCGCAAAACAGACGGTCGATTTGTTGCTGTAGATTTGAGAGTTGACATGCTTGAGAAAAAAGGTTGTCAGGCAAGCAGCGGTTCAAAAACAAAAAGCTGTTATAATCCTTCAGAAATCGCATTATTCTTGAGGAAGATCGGTTTCAATAAAGATACCACGATTTATTTAACTCAGTCCAGATGGGATAGTAGCCTAGATTCTTTGAAGGATTTGTTTCCCAAAACATATACCAAA GAGGGAGTGATGCCAATTGATATGAAAGAAAAGTACTTATCATACGAAATATCAGAATACGAGAAGGTGATCGATTTCTACATAAGTTCTCAGAGCGATGTTTTTGTTCCAGCCATATCGGGTTTGTTCTATGCAAATGTGGCCGGGAAGAGAATTGGTAATGGTAAGCATCAAATACTGGTCCCAGCTAATGTTGCTGGTTCTTCGGTAGCAGATTTCGTATCGCCTTACGTATCAAAGAAGAATCATTTGGCGTATTCTTGTTTCTGCTGA